The genomic region TCCAAACGGCTGATCGAATGTGATTACTGCAGTACGAGGCGAGAAGAGAGTCTACGACAGGGCATTCGTTGGAGGCACCAGCGTAGCCCGGCTAATCGACGAGCCCGCAGAGTGACCAGTGTCAGCCCACCCACCGTGAAGCAATCCCTTCCAATTCTACCCTCCCCAAGCTCTTCGCCAGGCCGCACGAGTCAATCATGCTGATCGAGGCAAGCTATGAGCTAATGGCATGGGCCGGCACTCCTCAGAGCCATCACGTCGGCCATTGGACCCGATCGAACCATGCTAGACGACAAGCCTGGCCTCGATCATGATCGGGATCGTCAGATTCAAGGTATTGACGCCTTTCGACCTGCTGGTGCGGTCTCTGGACATTTCCTCGCACCCGTGCTACGCTCGGGAAGAGTCTAGAGAACACCACTTTTTTACATGTAAGGGTGCTAGGCGACCTGTCAGACGAGCCGGAAGCGCTGGCACAGGGCAAGGTGGAGGTCATTTTGAGGAATGCGCGAGGACCAGGGGATGTACTTTCGAGTTTTTGACACGGACGTGATTGGATCATGCTTGGCATGGAGCGAGGGCGTAAGGGAGGCCGCAGGCTGACAGTCTTGGACGCTACGGGTGGTCGAAATCCTACCGTGCGAAGCGTCAGAGGTAGCACTGGCATTGATCGTGAACTGGTCAGCTGCACTGCGTGCGATAGACTCGAACAGCTACCTGCTACTTCTTTGCCTTAGGTTTGGGCTTCCCACCTTTGGGCTTTGATTTATGCTTCGCCTGTTTCTCTCTGCCCTTCTCGTCTCTCGCCTTGCCCACCACTGTCGCCTTCTTGCTCTTCATCCACTGCGAACCGTCTTTACGGTCATCCTTGTCTTGCAGGCGCTTCTTTTCTTTGTTACTAAGCTTGCCCTTCTTTTTCTCGGCCTTCACAACAGGCTCGCCGTTGAGAATTGCTTTACCCTCCTCCTTGGCAGCTTGCTTGTCCTTCTCGCCTTCGAACCAGGTCTTCTTAGGTCTCGACATGATTTCATCCTCGTACTTGGCGATGTTGTCTGCGCGTGTGAGGTCCCGGTCGGCTTGTGAGAGAGCACGCTCTTCTTTCTCCTCCCGCATAACATCTTCGACATCCTGTTCGAGGGCGTTCAAGCGTGCGTCCCAGGCGTCGACGTCGTGCGCTTCAATGGTTCGTTGCTTAATGATAGCACCTTGCGCCTTGCCTGTCTTCACAGCTGCCTTGACAACCTTTCTGTCCGGCTCGGCAGCCAAGGTGCAGGCACAACCTGACCTGCCTGCTCTTGCTGTTCGTCCAACCCTGTGAAGATAAATCTCGTGCGATTGCGGCGCTTCGTAGTTGATGACGGTGTCTATGCCCTTGATATCGAGACCACGCGACGCTAGATCTGTGGCCAGCAAGTACGACGCCTTTCCAGTTCTGAAAGCCTCGATCGAGTTGATACGTTGCTCTTGCGACATACTGCCATGAAGCTCCGCTGCTTTCAAGCCGCATAGCGCGAAGATGACACGAACACGATGCGCCTCTTTCTTTTGTCGAAAGAAGATAATGACTCTGTCAGTATAGACCTTTTCGCACAGGTACATGAGGTAGCCAAGGCGCTTTTGCTCTCGGCCAGGTCGCAGACGTACGAACTCTTGTGTGAGCCCAGAGACTGTCTGCTTCTGCGCATCGACCATCAGCCGTACCGGTCGTTGCAGACCTGATCGGACAAGGTCGTCCACTTTCGTGGTCATGGTGGCTGAGAACAGCATAGTTTGTCGAGACTTCGGGATCTTGGTCAAGATCTCGTTCAGCTCGTCTGCGAAACCCTCTTCCAGCATGCGATCGGCCTCATCCAGTACTAGGATTTCGATGGTGCTGACATCAAGGGAACGGTAGTTGCGCTCGAGATCAATGAAACGTCCAGGTGTAGCGATCACAATGTCCGGTCGCATCTTGAGCTCCTTGTCTTGCTCCTTAATACTCAAACCACCGACTGCCATGGCGACTGTAATGTCTGTGAAAGCTGCAAGCTTCTTCGCCACATTGAAACATTGTAGTGCCAATTCTCGAGTGGGCATTAGAATGGCAACGCGTGTTGTTGCGGTTCGCTTGGGACGGAAGAGCAGTCTTTCCAGGATAGGTATGAGAAAGGCAGCTGTTTTACCAGAACCGGTCACGGCACCACCGACCAGATCCTTGCCTTCCAACGCTACAGGCACAGCCTTCATCTGGATAGGTGTTGGTTTGTCAAAGCCGACTGACGCTAGGCCCTTCAAGATGGGTCGTGAGAGGTTCATTGCGTGGAATGCCGTCGCGGTCGGGCCTGACTTCTTTGATTCTCCATCGGCGAAGAATGCATTCGCCTTTTCTCTTTCTGCTGCGTCCTCTCCAGCTTCCGAAGCAGAGTCCGCTTCTTCATCGTCGGGGTGTGCAACAGGCGGTGCTGCCTCtacctcctcctcttccGCCCCAGGTTCCGCACCCTCACTGTTGCTCTCGTCCTCGTCGTCCTCCATGGTATCATCGATCGCAGTGTGGAACTCTTCCTCGTCTTCTTCACTCGCATGATCGCCATTCATGTGCAAGTCTTCGTCTCCGCTCTCGTCGTCGCTCCCAACCTGATCTTCCCCGTCCTCTTCCTCGTCCTCGTCTTCGTTATGCGACACTGTCTCTTGCGCTTCCTTCTTGGGCCGTCTCCGCGCAACGAGTGCTTCTATGCTGTCGTAGTCGTCCTGCACTCCGCCTCCCCACGTGTCCAAATCGAGGGCCACAGCACCAGCTTCATCTTCGAATTCGAAGTCCGACTCGAGCTCTTCGTCCTTATCCTGCTTCTGCTTCTTTACCGCCGTCTGCGCTTTTGTGTCGCGTTTGCGCTTGTTGCTCACAGGCGCAACGACTTCCTCCTCCCCGGACTCCTCATCAGAGATATCTCCATCCGACAGCGTCCCAATCAAGTCGTCTATAGACATGGTGACAGTTCAATGCAGTATGCTAAAGTTCAACAAGATGATCGAAACGGGTCGAGGCTCTTTTTTTTCTGGAGCTGCACTTGGGAACTGGGGTACATGCAGATGCAGGGCCTCAATGCCGAGGTATCACCGAATTAATCCAGGCCAATATTGAACGCTCACTCTCGACAGTCAATACAATGCTGAGCAATACGCTGACGCAGGACAATCATTTGCATGTGCAATTGCCATAAGAATCTGGTCACAAATATGTCTAGTCTCGTCTTACGGCTACGTGCCATTGTTGTAACTACCAAGATGGTACGGCCTGCACTCTGCTGCTCCAGAGTCGCGATGAGGTTATCGATCAAAGCTGCAGCGGCAACCGGGTTTGACACACTGAATCCCAAGCTATAGATGTTGTTGAATCCCTTGAAAGTGCCAAAGTTCTGATCTTGGATCACGCTGCCATTGGTCATGAATGCAAAAGTCTGGGATGCGAGCTGCTCTCCTGCCTGAGAATACCCTGTTGCAGTGATGTTGCACGACACTGGTAGAGAGCCCGCGGTGTATGGGCTTGGCAGCACGCAGCCA from Fulvia fulva chromosome 2, complete sequence harbors:
- a CDS encoding ATP-dependent RNA helicase DRS1; this translates as MSIDDLIGTLSDGDISDEESGEEEVVAPVSNKRKRDTKAQTAVKKQKQDKDEELESDFEFEDEAGAVALDLDTWGGGVQDDYDSIEALVARRRPKKEAQETVSHNEDEDEEEDGEDQVGSDDESGDEDLHMNGDHASEEDEEEFHTAIDDTMEDDEDESNSEGAEPGAEEEEVEAAPPVAHPDDEEADSASEAGEDAAEREKANAFFADGESKKSGPTATAFHAMNLSRPILKGLASVGFDKPTPIQMKAVPVALEGKDLVGGAVTGSGKTAAFLIPILERLLFRPKRTATTRVAILMPTRELALQCFNVAKKLAAFTDITVAMAVGGLSIKEQDKELKMRPDIVIATPGRFIDLERNYRSLDVSTIEILVLDEADRMLEEGFADELNEILTKIPKSRQTMLFSATMTTKVDDLVRSGLQRPVRLMVDAQKQTVSGLTQEFVRLRPGREQKRLGYLMYLCEKVYTDRVIIFFRQKKEAHRVRVIFALCGLKAAELHGSMSQEQRINSIEAFRTGKASYLLATDLASRGLDIKGIDTVINYEAPQSHEIYLHRVGRTARAGRSGCACTLAAEPDRKVVKAAVKTGKAQGAIIKQRTIEAHDVDAWDARLNALEQDVEDVMREEKEERALSQADRDLTRADNIAKYEDEIMSRPKKTWFEGEKDKQAAKEEGKAILNGEPVVKAEKKKGKLSNKEKKRLQDKDDRKDGSQWMKSKKATVVGKARDEKGREKQAKHKSKPKGGKPKPKAKK